From the Oleiphilus messinensis genome, one window contains:
- the flgA gene encoding flagellar basal body P-ring formation chaperone FlgA, translating into MRVRLLNQPMVTIFLLAIFYSQAASATPQQLRILETANQFVKQDLERLVKEEKISRFELESGKLDPRLTLAACSSGKLEANWLSDPLKSTRNTVKVTCNNLWSVIVTANINVYRYVVVVSATLDRNTTITTENVELEEVPLRSTRYGYYLSTSEVVGQKALRFSSPGTVVTPRMLKPADLVEKGDNVVIVAKSDILSVKMLGTALSKGQQGEQILVRNSSSQRVVKAWVTAPGRVEIPF; encoded by the coding sequence ATGAGAGTTCGCTTGCTAAATCAACCGATGGTCACAATTTTTTTGCTGGCCATATTCTATTCACAAGCAGCATCTGCAACCCCTCAGCAACTTCGCATTCTTGAAACAGCCAATCAGTTTGTAAAACAAGATCTGGAGCGATTGGTAAAAGAGGAGAAAATCAGCCGCTTCGAACTGGAAAGCGGCAAACTTGATCCTCGTTTAACGCTTGCGGCCTGCAGCTCGGGAAAATTGGAAGCAAATTGGCTAAGCGACCCACTTAAAAGCACACGGAATACGGTCAAGGTAACCTGCAATAATCTCTGGAGTGTTATCGTCACGGCAAATATTAATGTTTACCGGTACGTCGTAGTGGTGAGCGCGACTCTGGATCGCAACACAACCATCACCACGGAGAATGTCGAACTGGAAGAAGTTCCACTACGCTCGACCCGGTACGGCTACTATCTCAGCACCTCTGAGGTTGTAGGTCAGAAAGCTTTACGCTTTAGCTCGCCTGGCACCGTGGTCACACCAAGAATGTTAAAACCTGCCGATCTGGTTGAAAAGGGTGACAATGTGGTTATCGTGGCGAAATCAGATATACTTAGTGTGAAAATGTTAGGAACAGCTCTCTCGAAGGGCCAACAGGGTGAGCAAATACTTGTGCGCAATTCAAGTTCACAACGAGTGGTCAAAGCGTGGGTTACTGCACCAGGCCGTGTTGAAATCCCCTTTTAG
- a CDS encoding chemotaxis protein CheV, with the protein MAGVLDSVNQRTQLVGQNRLELLLFRLVGQQIYGINVFKVKEVLQCPKLTMIPQRHPVVRGVAHIRGGTIPILDMGMATGQRAIDEDDIKNCFVIITEYNRKTQGFLVKGVERIVNLNWEAIHPPPKGAGKENYLTAVTQLDNHLVEIIDVEKILAEVAPSDDNISETVLDKVNNGALREKKILIVDDSTVARKQIQNCMNAVGLEAVTKNDGKQAYDYLRELAQTVDNVADVIALMISDVEMPEMDGYTLTTLCKNDPKLKDLYIMLHTSLSGVFNRAMVEKVGANDFMAKFSPDELAERVMEVIDARS; encoded by the coding sequence ATGGCTGGTGTGTTAGACAGTGTAAATCAGCGAACGCAATTGGTCGGGCAAAACAGGCTCGAGCTGCTGCTTTTTCGTCTGGTTGGGCAGCAAATTTACGGCATTAACGTTTTTAAAGTGAAAGAAGTATTGCAGTGCCCAAAACTAACAATGATCCCGCAGCGACACCCTGTCGTCCGAGGGGTTGCTCATATTCGTGGTGGAACCATTCCAATCCTGGATATGGGAATGGCAACCGGTCAGCGGGCCATTGATGAAGACGACATTAAAAACTGTTTTGTAATTATTACTGAGTATAATCGCAAAACTCAGGGGTTCCTGGTGAAAGGAGTGGAGCGAATTGTCAACTTGAACTGGGAGGCGATTCATCCACCGCCCAAAGGTGCCGGGAAGGAAAATTATCTTACCGCGGTCACCCAGCTTGATAATCATCTGGTTGAGATTATTGATGTCGAAAAGATACTGGCTGAGGTTGCACCTTCTGATGATAATATAAGTGAAACTGTTCTCGACAAAGTAAACAACGGTGCGCTGAGAGAGAAAAAGATCCTGATCGTTGACGATTCAACAGTTGCCCGCAAACAAATTCAAAACTGTATGAATGCTGTTGGTCTTGAAGCCGTCACTAAAAACGACGGTAAACAGGCCTACGACTATTTGCGAGAACTTGCACAAACGGTAGACAATGTTGCAGATGTGATTGCCCTGATGATTTCGGACGTGGAAATGCCGGAAATGGACGGTTACACGCTTACAACGTTGTGCAAAAATGATCCGAAACTCAAGGATTTGTACATCATGCTACATACCTCTTTGAGCGGGGTTTTCAACCGGGCGATGGTTGAAAAGGTAGGGGCAAATGATTTTATGGCAAAGTTTAGTCCCGATGAGCTGGCAGAAAGAGTTATGGAAGTTATCGATGCACGTTCTTGA
- a CDS encoding IS1380 family transposase produces MSDSTPTQLRFPPSAGFTVRADFDGGAMSSDFGAMLLRGVDHQVGLINRLTAAIKDQRHPSYIDHDLADLLAQRIYQIGCGYHDGNDCNSLRHDPLFKLAINRKPVEVSEALASAPTLSRLENAVTARDIYRIAQAFVEQFIASYASTPAIIVLDMDHSEDQTHGQQEFSFYNHHYRSHCYLPLFLFEGLSGKFITAVLRPGKRPKGAENAMIIKRVVKLLRQHWPETHIVLRGDGHFSNPELMQLALDDPHTDFIFGLTGNQVLKRLASPHLENTRKLHETRCHNALLFDRERPQSTRTYHELDYAAGTWPQSFRTILKAEIMDLGENPRFVVTSLTNTTPTILYKDLYCARGQDENYIKMMKNDLASDRTSDHSFLANHLRLFFSCAAYVLHQVIRTELLANTELATAQPSTIITKLFKIAVRVVQYKDRIKLQLPSCYPFKSILHNITELLYCAKPPPALNQTC; encoded by the coding sequence ATGTCAGATTCTACCCCAACTCAACTTCGTTTTCCTCCTTCCGCAGGCTTTACTGTGCGCGCAGATTTCGATGGCGGAGCCATGTCATCCGATTTTGGTGCTATGCTATTACGCGGCGTTGACCACCAGGTCGGACTGATTAATCGGCTGACGGCAGCTATCAAAGATCAGCGTCACCCCTCTTACATCGATCACGATTTAGCTGACTTATTGGCACAACGCATTTACCAGATTGGGTGCGGCTACCACGACGGCAATGATTGCAATAGCCTACGTCATGATCCCTTGTTCAAGCTTGCCATCAATCGAAAACCCGTGGAAGTCAGCGAAGCATTAGCCAGTGCGCCGACACTCTCTCGTCTTGAAAACGCGGTGACTGCCCGTGACATTTACCGCATTGCCCAGGCCTTTGTTGAACAGTTTATCGCGAGTTATGCCAGCACTCCGGCAATCATTGTATTGGACATGGATCACTCCGAAGATCAAACTCATGGCCAACAGGAATTCTCGTTTTATAATCATCATTATCGGAGCCATTGCTACTTACCGCTGTTTTTGTTTGAAGGCTTATCAGGCAAATTCATTACCGCTGTGTTACGCCCCGGTAAACGTCCCAAGGGGGCCGAAAACGCAATGATTATTAAACGGGTGGTGAAACTGCTTCGCCAACACTGGCCGGAAACTCATATCGTGCTTCGCGGCGACGGTCACTTCTCCAATCCGGAATTGATGCAATTGGCACTGGACGATCCACATACCGACTTCATCTTTGGCCTCACCGGTAATCAGGTGCTCAAACGATTGGCCAGTCCTCACCTTGAAAACACGCGAAAACTTCATGAAACGCGATGCCACAATGCTCTCCTGTTCGATCGGGAACGACCTCAAAGCACCCGGACTTATCATGAACTCGATTATGCCGCCGGCACCTGGCCTCAATCGTTCCGAACCATTCTCAAAGCGGAAATCATGGATTTAGGCGAGAATCCCCGATTTGTAGTGACCTCTCTCACCAATACCACTCCCACTATACTTTACAAGGATCTGTATTGTGCGCGAGGTCAGGATGAAAATTATATTAAAATGATGAAAAACGACCTGGCCAGCGACCGGACTTCTGATCACTCATTTCTGGCTAACCATTTGCGATTGTTTTTCTCGTGTGCCGCCTATGTACTTCACCAAGTAATCCGAACTGAACTGTTGGCCAATACAGAACTGGCTACTGCTCAACCCTCCACGATCATTACCAAACTCTTTAAGATCGCTGTCCGAGTCGTACAGTATAAAGACCGTATCAAACTCCAATTGCCGAGCTGCTACCCCTTTAAATCGATACTGCACAACATCACCGAACTATTGTATTGCGCCAAACCACCACCCGCTTTAAACCAGACGTGCTGA